One Setaria italica strain Yugu1 chromosome I, Setaria_italica_v2.0, whole genome shotgun sequence DNA window includes the following coding sequences:
- the LOC101774639 gene encoding 60S ribosomal protein L14-1 — translation MPFKRFVEIGRVALVNYGKDYGRLVVIVDVVDQNRALVDAPDMVRCQMNFKRLSLTDIKIDIKRVPKKTTLIKAMEEADVKTKWENSSWGKKLIVQKRRAALNDFDRFKVMLAKIKRGGAIRQELAKLKKASTA, via the exons ATG CCGTTCAAGAGGTTCGTGGAGATCGGGCGCGTGGCCCTGGTGAACTACGGCAAGGACTATGGCCGCCTCGTCGTTATCGTCGACGTGGTCGACCAGAACAGG GCACTTGTGGATGCCCCTGATATGGTCAGGTGCCAGATGAACTTCAAGCGGCTCTCACTTACCGACATCAAGATTGACATCAAACGTGTACCCAAGAAGACAACTCTGATCAAGGCGATGGAGGAAGCTG ATGTGAAGACTAAGTGGGAGAACAGCTCATGGGGCAAGAAGCTGATTGTCCAGAAGAGGAGAGCAGCGCTCAATGACTTCGACAGGTTCAAGGTCATGCTGGCGAAGATCAAG AGGGGTGGTGCTATCAGGCAAGAGCTTGCCAAGCTCAAGAAGGCGTCCACGGCTTAG